One Streptomyces sp. CNQ-509 DNA window includes the following coding sequences:
- a CDS encoding DUF4192 domain-containing protein has product MTTHNETQVVLRSPAELADALPYLMGFHPDDSVVLAALHGEHGRFGGRLRLGIPPDRDGWPDVAAQLAECLIEGSAKRGDKPDGIVVFLCQDPGAGEQPREVMERLRSLAQRLRVACGRLEVPVVEALCISAGRFWSYLCPDERCCPPEGTELVPPGSSAMAAAAAYAGLRRPGSLRALEDRIAPRHPDADRQTRALDAAGGSLVPRILEHAGRETVRAETLALTDRLIARLTGAPPPAGEAAADTDERDDRLLTDDECAALIVGLQDRLTRDRAAERMEGEEAAGALRLWRALSRRCVGAYVEHAAAPLTLAGWVAWSSGDEAAARVALGCALASDPEYLFARLLHQAINEGLDPEPLRRSLRRQRRAQEAASPAPAEPRSQPPAAASRSRSRPLCLPPAQPSSRGSRRPPGRRTARRTARRRDVRSKEQR; this is encoded by the coding sequence ATGACAACGCACAACGAAACGCAGGTCGTGCTCCGCAGCCCCGCCGAGCTGGCGGACGCCCTGCCGTACCTGATGGGCTTCCACCCGGACGACAGCGTCGTCCTCGCCGCGCTGCACGGCGAGCACGGACGGTTCGGCGGCCGGCTGCGGCTCGGCATTCCGCCGGACCGGGACGGCTGGCCGGACGTGGCCGCGCAGCTCGCGGAGTGCCTCATCGAGGGCAGTGCGAAGCGGGGCGACAAGCCGGACGGCATCGTCGTCTTCCTCTGCCAGGACCCCGGCGCGGGCGAGCAGCCGCGCGAGGTCATGGAGCGGCTCCGCTCGCTCGCCCAGCGGCTCCGCGTGGCCTGCGGACGGCTGGAGGTGCCGGTCGTCGAGGCGTTGTGCATCTCCGCCGGGCGCTTCTGGTCCTACCTCTGCCCGGACGAGCGCTGCTGCCCGCCGGAGGGCACGGAGCTCGTCCCGCCCGGTAGTTCCGCCATGGCCGCCGCCGCGGCCTACGCGGGCCTGCGGCGCCCCGGATCGCTGCGCGCGCTGGAGGACAGGATCGCGCCCCGCCACCCGGACGCCGACCGGCAGACGCGCGCGCTCGACGCGGCCGGCGGCTCGCTCGTGCCGCGGATCCTGGAGCACGCCGGCCGCGAGACCGTGCGCGCCGAGACCCTCGCGCTGACGGACCGGCTGATCGCCCGGCTCACCGGTGCTCCGCCGCCCGCGGGGGAGGCGGCGGCGGACACCGACGAGCGGGACGACAGGCTGCTCACCGACGACGAGTGCGCGGCCCTCATCGTCGGTCTCCAGGACCGGCTCACCCGCGACCGCGCCGCCGAGCGGATGGAGGGCGAGGAGGCGGCGGGCGCGCTGCGGCTGTGGCGGGCGCTGTCCCGCCGCTGCGTCGGAGCGTATGTGGAGCACGCCGCGGCGCCGTTGACGCTCGCCGGCTGGGTGGCGTGGTCGAGCGGCGACGAGGCGGCGGCCCGCGTCGCCCTCGGCTGCGCCCTGGCATCCGACCCGGAATACCTGTTCGCCCGGCTGCTCCACCAGGCGATCAACGAGGGCCTGGACCCGGAGCCGTTGCGGCGCTCCCTGCGCCGCCAGCGCCGCGCCCAGGAGGCCGCCTCGCCGGCGCCCGCGGAACCGCGCTCCCAGCCGCCCGCGGCGGCGTCCCGGTCGCGGTCGCGACCGCTGTGCCTGCCTCCGGCCCAGCCGTCGAGCCGCGGCTCCCGCCGCCCGCCCGGCCGCCGGACGGCGCGCCGCACTGCCCGGCGCCGCGACGTGCGGAGCAAGGAGCAGCGATGA
- a CDS encoding ribonuclease HII — translation MSPYEPPTHRVERSLRATTGAKVVAGVDEVGRGAWAGPVTVCAAVTGLRRAPEGLTDSKLLTVKRREELAAELTGWVTAHALGHASSREIDELGMTACLRLAAGRALEALPVRPDAVILDGKHDYLGAPWRVRTVIKGDQSCVAVAAASVLAKVHRDARMTELAAARAEYEPYAFEDNAGYPSPVHRTALQDHGPTDLHRLSWAYMDGLDKWQHLKRPRIAPEAAELEAAGQLGLDI, via the coding sequence ATGAGCCCCTACGAGCCGCCCACCCACCGCGTCGAGCGCTCCCTGCGCGCCACCACGGGCGCGAAGGTCGTCGCAGGCGTCGACGAGGTCGGCAGGGGTGCGTGGGCCGGCCCCGTCACCGTGTGTGCGGCCGTCACCGGGCTGCGCCGCGCGCCCGAAGGGCTCACCGACTCCAAGCTGTTGACGGTCAAGCGGCGCGAGGAGCTGGCGGCCGAGCTGACGGGGTGGGTCACCGCGCACGCGCTGGGCCACGCCTCGTCGCGGGAGATCGACGAGCTGGGCATGACGGCATGTTTGCGCCTCGCCGCGGGCCGGGCGCTGGAGGCGCTGCCCGTGCGGCCGGACGCGGTGATCCTCGACGGCAAGCACGACTATCTCGGGGCGCCCTGGCGGGTCCGTACGGTGATCAAGGGCGACCAGTCGTGCGTCGCCGTCGCCGCCGCGTCCGTCCTCGCCAAGGTCCACCGCGACGCCCGCATGACCGAACTGGCCGCCGCGCGGGCCGAGTACGAGCCGTACGCGTTCGAGGACAACGCCGGCTATCCCTCGCCCGTGCACCGGACCGCCCTCCAGGACCACGGGCCCACCGATCTGCACCGGCTCTCCTGGGCGTACATGGACGGGCTGGACAAGTGGCAGCACCTGAAGCGCCCGCGGATCGCGCCCGAGGCCGCGGAGCTGGAGGCGGCCGGGCAGTTGGGGCTGGACATCTGA
- a CDS encoding cyclopropane-fatty-acyl-phospholipid synthase family protein: MATDAHDSGLAPPSPEEVGSAYDRFGPLYDLTQGTTAIHVGRWSADGAGPPATSLGKLADQAMNRQTDYYIDALAPGETDHVLDIGSGTGGPAVRLAERTGARVTGITVSETQVARSRERAAAASLTDRVTFALNDALELPYEDASFDAAWAIDSFAHIADRLRGLRQAWRVLPRGGRFLMTEFTRRGEPSRAQLDTLRQVWTSPPPLPLAEGVRLAYEAGFELERLENQTHDVIMNAEVMTVLYRDHHDEIRERYGLETTAAMDASIPLFRTFVRDHLGYFVYLLRKP, from the coding sequence ATGGCAACCGACGCGCACGACAGCGGCCTCGCTCCCCCGTCGCCCGAGGAGGTCGGTTCCGCGTACGACCGGTTCGGCCCGCTGTACGACCTGACGCAGGGCACCACCGCCATCCACGTCGGCCGGTGGTCTGCGGACGGCGCGGGCCCGCCCGCGACTTCGCTCGGGAAGCTGGCCGACCAGGCGATGAACCGGCAGACCGACTACTACATCGACGCCCTGGCGCCCGGTGAGACCGACCACGTGCTCGACATCGGCAGCGGCACGGGCGGCCCCGCCGTGCGGCTCGCGGAGCGCACCGGGGCGCGGGTCACGGGGATCACCGTCAGCGAGACGCAGGTCGCCCGCTCCCGGGAGCGGGCCGCAGCCGCGTCGCTCACGGACCGCGTGACGTTCGCCCTCAACGACGCGCTGGAGCTCCCTTACGAGGACGCCTCGTTCGACGCCGCCTGGGCCATCGACTCCTTCGCCCACATCGCCGACCGGCTGCGCGGACTGCGCCAGGCGTGGCGTGTGCTGCCGCGCGGCGGGCGGTTCCTGATGACGGAGTTCACCCGCCGCGGCGAACCGTCGCGCGCACAGTTGGACACCCTCCGGCAGGTCTGGACGTCGCCGCCGCCGCTGCCGCTGGCGGAGGGGGTGCGGCTGGCGTACGAGGCGGGCTTCGAGCTCGAGCGGCTGGAGAACCAGACCCACGACGTCATCATGAACGCCGAGGTCATGACCGTTCTCTACCGGGACCACCACGACGAGATCCGGGAGCGCTACGGGCTGGAGACGACCGCGGCGATGGATGCGTCGATCCCGTTGTTCCGCACCTTCGTCCGCGACCACCTCGGCTACTTCGTCTACCTTCTGCGCAAGCCGTAG
- a CDS encoding MFS transporter, producing the protein MALLIIAACQLMVVLDVSVVNIALPHIQNSLDFSTTGLTWVVSAYTLTFGGLLLLGGRAGDILGRRRVLVFGVALFIAASLLGGFAQEPWHLLVARAVQGAGAAIASPTSLALVTTTFPEGPERNRAFGVFAAVSAAGGAIGLLAGGMLTEWLNWRWVLFVNVPIGLLIILTVPLYINESERRPGRFDISGALTSTAGMAALVYGFIRAAEEGWRDSLSIGSFAAAAILLVTFVLVERGAKDPITPLKMFADRNRSGSYVIMLSLAAALFGIFFYLVLFVQNVLEYSPIKAGVAFLPISVAIVASAGLVQKFLPVLGPKPFVIGGSSITAVALAWMVLLDTDSSFLGGVFGPEVVFGFGMGMNFVTLTITSVSGVAQDQAGAASGLLNATQQVGGSLGLSILTTVYGTASRDEAEKQIPAFMDKGSPEQIAGFEKSGELPPPWSKEVLTVGMSQAFVAATAMVVFAVLIAAVAIKVRKADIEALSGMTGPGAG; encoded by the coding sequence ATGGCGCTGCTCATCATCGCGGCCTGCCAGCTCATGGTCGTTCTCGATGTGTCGGTCGTGAACATCGCGCTCCCGCACATCCAGAACTCCCTTGACTTCTCCACCACCGGCCTGACCTGGGTCGTCAGCGCATACACGCTCACCTTCGGCGGCCTGCTCCTCCTCGGCGGCCGGGCCGGGGACATCCTCGGCCGCCGCCGCGTGCTCGTCTTCGGCGTCGCCCTCTTCATCGCGGCCTCGCTGCTCGGCGGCTTCGCGCAGGAGCCGTGGCACCTGCTCGTCGCGCGCGCCGTGCAGGGCGCCGGCGCCGCCATCGCCTCACCCACCTCGCTGGCCCTCGTCACCACCACGTTCCCCGAAGGCCCCGAGCGGAACCGGGCGTTCGGTGTGTTCGCGGCGGTCTCCGCGGCCGGCGGCGCCATCGGCCTGCTGGCCGGCGGCATGCTCACCGAGTGGCTCAACTGGCGCTGGGTGCTCTTCGTCAACGTGCCCATCGGCCTTCTGATCATCCTCACCGTCCCGCTGTACATCAACGAATCCGAGCGGCGCCCGGGACGCTTCGACATCTCCGGCGCGCTGACGTCCACCGCCGGCATGGCGGCACTCGTCTACGGGTTCATCCGCGCCGCCGAGGAGGGCTGGCGGGACAGCCTGTCGATCGGCTCGTTCGCGGCGGCGGCGATCCTGCTCGTGACGTTCGTCCTCGTCGAGCGCGGCGCGAAGGACCCCATCACGCCGCTGAAGATGTTCGCCGACCGCAACCGCTCCGGTTCGTACGTGATCATGCTGAGCCTGGCGGCCGCCCTCTTCGGCATCTTCTTCTACCTGGTGCTGTTCGTGCAGAACGTCCTGGAGTACAGCCCGATCAAGGCGGGCGTGGCGTTCCTGCCGATCTCGGTGGCCATCGTCGCCAGCGCCGGCCTCGTGCAGAAGTTCCTGCCGGTGCTCGGGCCCAAGCCGTTCGTGATCGGCGGCTCGTCCATCACCGCGGTCGCGCTGGCCTGGATGGTGCTGCTGGACACCGACAGCTCGTTCCTGGGCGGGGTGTTCGGACCCGAGGTCGTCTTCGGCTTCGGCATGGGCATGAACTTCGTGACCCTCACCATCACCTCCGTCTCCGGCGTCGCGCAGGACCAGGCGGGGGCCGCCTCCGGCCTGCTCAACGCCACGCAGCAGGTGGGCGGTTCGCTCGGCCTCTCCATCCTCACCACGGTGTACGGCACGGCCAGCAGGGACGAGGCGGAGAAGCAGATACCGGCGTTCATGGACAAGGGGTCGCCGGAGCAGATAGCGGGCTTCGAGAAGTCCGGCGAACTGCCGCCGCCGTGGAGCAAGGAAGTGCTCACGGTGGGCATGTCCCAGGCGTTCGTCGCCGCCACGGCCATGGTCGTGTTCGCCGTGCTCATCGCCGCGGTGGCCATCAAGGTGCGCAAGGCGGACATCGAGGCGCTGTCCGGCATGACGGGACCGGGCGCGGGCTGA
- a CDS encoding glycogen debranching N-terminal domain-containing protein: protein MPAFAVSARHGQLDGHGLEGFYRAGRRLVGRLRLRVGGVEPMPVQGRRAGADRVRFVGTVRTGAESGPDPAVVVERVRHAAGVERITLHSSATRVLRLTLEAELGTDLAELSAVAAGHDRREVPASVHESGLRWRPLPALAAPGRGPDAPPAGAGGAGARATDPAGTGTVPGGGAPAAGGQSGAETPGGGGVRGGAARGDGARGGAAHGSGGRGAAAAPGGGARGAEGSGGGGGGGAPGVGALVTAEPPPDDVIAAAGLLRWQLELAPGGSRTLELRIGTDQAGPRELPPVPWDPAAAAAGDDPGVAPLLDTALDDLRTLLLRDPAEPADVHLVAGVPWRCALAPADALWAARMLLPLGTRLAAGTLRAVARTWPAALAAGAPEPARLPGTLRDSGPHLPPAATGVEATLLFPAVLAEARRWGLPERDLDGLLPAAERCLAWLRAAADDRGFVPDPSPGGPYRCETQAHAYRAALLGAELLDVCGRPGAAEWRERAADLRERFRAGFWTEDVAGGRPAAALAPGGRPLTHLGSPAAHLLPTVADVLVRAHANGNATPGPAEPASADGGSLPDADSAPGLLDKAQTGQLARLLGCPALDSGWGLRSLGAAEPGFNPFGHRAGAVHVHETAVAIAGLFTAGYDKEAGALLRGLLGAAGHFGHHLPEMYAGDQRTAGGAPLPHPAACRPSAVAAAAAVHVLTALAGVAPDVPAGTVAARPPATAPLGAVQLTGWRLAGEPFAVRVSRVGLAVVEEAAPGLQPGS, encoded by the coding sequence ATGCCGGCGTTCGCCGTCTCCGCCCGCCACGGCCAGCTCGACGGCCACGGACTCGAAGGGTTCTACCGGGCGGGGCGCCGGCTGGTCGGACGGCTGCGGCTGCGGGTGGGCGGCGTCGAGCCCATGCCGGTGCAGGGGCGCCGGGCAGGCGCGGACCGGGTGCGCTTCGTGGGCACGGTGCGCACCGGCGCCGAGTCGGGACCGGATCCCGCCGTGGTCGTGGAGCGGGTGCGGCACGCCGCCGGCGTCGAGCGGATCACGCTGCACAGCAGCGCCACCCGCGTGCTGCGCCTGACGCTGGAGGCCGAGCTGGGCACGGACCTCGCCGAGCTGAGCGCGGTCGCGGCCGGGCACGACCGCCGCGAAGTGCCGGCCAGCGTCCACGAGTCGGGCCTGCGCTGGCGCCCGCTCCCGGCCCTCGCGGCCCCCGGCCGAGGGCCGGACGCCCCACCCGCGGGCGCCGGGGGAGCCGGGGCACGCGCCACCGACCCGGCGGGGACCGGCACCGTGCCCGGCGGTGGCGCGCCCGCCGCGGGTGGACAGAGCGGCGCCGAGACGCCCGGCGGCGGCGGTGTGCGCGGCGGCGCGGCGCGTGGAGACGGAGCGCGCGGCGGTGCGGCTCACGGCAGCGGCGGGCGAGGGGCCGCGGCGGCGCCCGGCGGCGGGGCGCGGGGCGCGGAGGGAAGCGGCGGAGGGGGTGGGGGTGGGGCCCCCGGGGTGGGGGCCCTGGTGACCGCGGAGCCGCCGCCCGACGACGTGATCGCCGCGGCCGGGTTGCTGCGGTGGCAACTGGAGTTGGCGCCGGGCGGGTCCCGGACGCTGGAGCTGCGGATCGGTACCGATCAGGCGGGTCCGCGGGAGCTGCCGCCGGTGCCGTGGGACCCGGCCGCCGCCGCGGCGGGCGACGATCCGGGGGTCGCCCCGTTGCTGGACACCGCGCTCGACGACCTGCGGACCCTGCTGCTCCGCGATCCCGCCGAGCCGGCCGACGTGCACCTCGTCGCCGGGGTGCCGTGGCGCTGTGCGCTGGCTCCCGCGGACGCGCTCTGGGCCGCCCGCATGCTCCTGCCGCTGGGCACGCGCCTGGCCGCCGGGACCCTGCGCGCCGTCGCCCGCACCTGGCCCGCAGCCCTCGCCGCCGGGGCTCCGGAGCCGGCGCGGCTGCCCGGCACCCTCCGGGACTCGGGGCCGCACCTGCCCCCGGCCGCCACCGGCGTCGAGGCCACCCTCCTCTTTCCCGCCGTGCTCGCCGAGGCCCGCCGCTGGGGACTGCCGGAGCGCGATCTCGACGGGCTCCTGCCCGCCGCCGAGCGCTGCCTCGCGTGGCTGCGCGCCGCCGCGGACGACCGCGGCTTCGTCCCCGACCCCTCTCCCGGCGGCCCGTACCGCTGCGAGACCCAGGCCCACGCCTACCGCGCCGCCCTCCTCGGCGCCGAACTCCTCGACGTCTGCGGCCGTCCCGGCGCCGCCGAGTGGCGCGAGCGGGCTGCGGACCTGCGCGAGCGCTTCCGTGCCGGCTTCTGGACCGAGGACGTCGCCGGCGGCAGGCCCGCGGCGGCCCTCGCCCCCGGCGGCCGTCCGCTCACCCACCTCGGCAGTCCCGCCGCCCACCTCCTGCCGACCGTGGCCGACGTCCTCGTCCGCGCACACGCCAACGGCAACGCCACCCCCGGCCCCGCCGAGCCCGCCTCAGCCGACGGCGGCAGCCTCCCTGACGCCGACAGCGCACCCGGCCTTCTCGACAAGGCGCAGACCGGTCAGCTCGCCCGTCTCCTCGGCTGCCCCGCCCTCGACTCCGGCTGGGGCCTGCGCAGCCTCGGCGCCGCCGAGCCCGGCTTCAATCCCTTCGGCCACCGCGCCGGCGCGGTGCACGTCCACGAGACGGCCGTCGCCATCGCCGGCCTCTTCACCGCCGGATACGACAAGGAGGCCGGCGCCCTCCTCCGCGGACTCCTCGGCGCCGCGGGCCACTTCGGCCACCACCTCCCCGAGATGTACGCGGGCGACCAGCGCACCGCGGGCGGCGCCCCGCTCCCGCACCCTGCCGCCTGCCGCCCGTCCGCCGTCGCGGCCGCCGCCGCGGTGCACGTCCTCACCGCGCTCGCCGGCGTCGCCCCCGACGTCCCCGCCGGTACCGTCGCCGCCCGTCCGCCGGCCACGGCCCCATTGGGCGCGGTGCAGCTCACGGGCTGGCGGCTGGCCGGCGAGCCCTTCGCCGTACGGGTCAGCCGCGTCGGCCTCGCCGTCGTCGAAGAGGCCGCCCCCGGCCTCCAACCCGGCTCCTGA
- a CDS encoding TetR/AcrR family transcriptional regulator yields the protein MGSSGRTAPGACTETGRSQGVRRRGDVLERAILDAALEQLGVAGWKGLTIEGVAARAQTGKAAVYRRWASKSELVQDALRAGVPPLETQPDRGSLRADLTEFCRALRDRMYSSGGQALRAVLDECDREQAEQFHEVIIGQIIDPGKELIAELLRRGVERGDVRPEVNGDLVLDVLPAMMMYRHKTTGRDLSDKDMDELVDQVMVPLLQGQ from the coding sequence ATGGGTAGTTCGGGCCGGACCGCTCCCGGAGCGTGCACCGAAACCGGCCGGAGCCAGGGCGTGCGCCGCCGGGGTGACGTACTCGAGCGCGCCATCCTGGACGCCGCGCTCGAACAGCTAGGCGTCGCCGGCTGGAAGGGGCTGACCATCGAGGGCGTCGCCGCCCGCGCGCAGACCGGTAAGGCGGCCGTCTACCGGCGCTGGGCGTCGAAGTCGGAGCTCGTCCAGGACGCGCTGCGGGCCGGGGTGCCGCCCCTGGAGACCCAGCCCGACCGGGGCAGCCTGCGGGCCGACCTCACCGAGTTCTGCCGTGCGCTGCGCGACCGGATGTACTCCAGCGGCGGTCAGGCGCTGCGCGCCGTGCTCGACGAGTGCGACCGCGAGCAGGCCGAGCAGTTCCACGAGGTGATCATCGGCCAGATCATCGACCCCGGCAAGGAGCTGATCGCGGAGTTGCTGCGCCGCGGCGTCGAGCGGGGGGACGTGCGGCCCGAGGTGAACGGGGACCTGGTGCTCGACGTACTGCCGGCGATGATGATGTACCGGCACAAGACCACCGGCCGGGACCTCAGCGACAAGGACATGGACGAGTTGGTCGACCAGGTGATGGTCCCGCTGCTGCAAGGGCAGTGA
- a CDS encoding RecQ family ATP-dependent DNA helicase, producing MDDQELRAEADAVLAGLVGDAGGPARLREDQWQAVDALVRERRRALVVQRTGWGKSAVYFVATALLRRRGAGPTVIVSPLLALMRNQVEAAARAGIRARTINSANPEEWGAIHEEVERGETDVLLVSPERLNSVDFRDRLLPELAATTGLLVVDEAHCISDWGHDFRPDYRRLRAMLADLPEGVPVLATTATANARVTADVAEQLGTGGGEALVLRGPLDRESLRLGVVRLPDAAHRLAWLAEHLGELPGSGIVYALTVAAAEEAAAFLRQRGFPVASYTGRTENADRLQAEEDLLANRVKALVATSALGMGFDKPDLGFVVHLGSPSSPIAYYQQVGRAGRGVDHADVLLLPGREDEAIWRYFADTAFPPEAQVRQTLAALADAGRPLSVPALEAAVDLRRTRLETMLKVLDVDGAVRRVKGGWTATGRAWEYDTERYAWVARQRAAEQQAMRDYVSTPGCRMEFLRAQLDDEGAEPCGRCDNCAGPWIGAGVSAEALTGAEKELDRPGTEIEPRRMWPTGMAALGIDLKGRIPAGEQGATGRALGRLSDIGWGNRLRPLLAPHTPDAPVPDDVLRAAVGVLADWARSPGGWAAGGPDAPARPVGVVAVPSTSRPLLVDSLARGIATVGRLPYLGTLAYADPDGGHAVRRSNSAQRLATLTGTFTVSGDLAAALAGNPGPVLLVDDYTDSGWTLAVASRLLRRAGAGAVLPLVLAANG from the coding sequence ATGGACGATCAGGAGCTGCGCGCCGAAGCCGACGCCGTTCTCGCCGGGCTCGTCGGCGACGCCGGCGGCCCGGCCCGGCTGCGGGAGGACCAGTGGCAGGCCGTGGACGCCCTCGTGCGCGAGCGGCGCCGGGCGCTGGTGGTGCAGCGCACGGGCTGGGGCAAGTCGGCGGTGTACTTCGTCGCCACCGCGCTGCTGCGCCGCCGCGGTGCGGGCCCCACCGTGATCGTTTCGCCGCTGCTGGCGCTCATGCGCAACCAGGTCGAGGCCGCGGCGCGGGCCGGCATCCGGGCCCGTACGATCAACTCGGCCAACCCCGAGGAGTGGGGCGCCATCCATGAGGAGGTCGAGCGCGGGGAGACCGACGTGCTCCTCGTCAGCCCCGAGCGGCTGAACTCCGTGGACTTCCGCGACCGGCTGCTGCCCGAACTGGCCGCCACGACCGGCCTCCTCGTCGTCGACGAGGCGCACTGCATCTCCGACTGGGGCCACGACTTCCGCCCCGACTACCGACGGCTGCGCGCCATGCTCGCCGACCTGCCTGAGGGCGTGCCCGTGCTGGCGACCACCGCGACGGCGAACGCGCGCGTGACCGCCGACGTCGCCGAGCAGCTCGGCACCGGCGGCGGCGAGGCCCTGGTGCTGCGCGGCCCGCTGGACCGGGAGAGCCTGCGGCTCGGCGTGGTCCGGCTGCCCGACGCGGCGCACCGCCTCGCCTGGCTCGCCGAGCACCTGGGCGAGCTGCCGGGATCCGGGATCGTCTACGCGCTGACGGTCGCCGCCGCCGAGGAGGCCGCGGCCTTCCTCCGGCAGCGCGGTTTCCCCGTGGCCTCGTACACGGGGCGCACGGAGAACGCCGACCGGCTGCAGGCCGAGGAGGACCTGCTGGCGAACCGGGTCAAGGCGCTGGTCGCGACGTCCGCGCTGGGCATGGGGTTCGACAAGCCGGACCTCGGCTTCGTCGTCCACCTCGGCTCGCCGTCCTCGCCGATCGCGTACTACCAGCAGGTGGGCCGCGCCGGCCGGGGCGTCGACCACGCCGACGTACTGCTGCTGCCGGGCCGGGAGGACGAGGCGATCTGGCGTTACTTCGCCGACACCGCCTTCCCGCCCGAAGCGCAGGTCCGCCAGACCCTCGCCGCGCTCGCGGACGCCGGCCGCCCGCTGTCCGTCCCGGCCCTGGAGGCGGCCGTCGACCTCAGGCGTACGCGGCTGGAGACGATGCTGAAGGTGCTCGACGTCGACGGGGCGGTCCGGCGGGTGAAGGGCGGCTGGACGGCCACCGGCCGCGCATGGGAGTACGACACCGAGCGGTACGCGTGGGTGGCGCGGCAGCGCGCCGCCGAACAGCAGGCCATGCGGGACTACGTGAGCACGCCGGGCTGCCGGATGGAGTTCCTGCGCGCGCAGTTGGACGACGAGGGGGCGGAGCCGTGCGGGCGCTGCGACAACTGCGCGGGCCCGTGGATCGGCGCGGGCGTCTCGGCGGAGGCGCTGACGGGCGCCGAGAAGGAGCTGGACCGGCCCGGGACCGAGATCGAGCCGCGCCGGATGTGGCCGACCGGCATGGCCGCCCTGGGCATCGACCTCAAGGGGCGTATCCCGGCGGGCGAGCAGGGCGCCACCGGGCGGGCGCTGGGCCGCCTCTCCGACATCGGCTGGGGCAACAGGCTGCGGCCGCTGCTCGCGCCGCACACCCCCGACGCACCCGTGCCGGACGACGTGCTGCGCGCCGCGGTCGGCGTGCTCGCCGACTGGGCGCGTTCCCCGGGCGGCTGGGCGGCGGGCGGGCCGGACGCCCCGGCGCGGCCGGTGGGCGTCGTCGCCGTGCCGTCCACGTCCCGGCCGCTGCTGGTCGACTCGCTCGCCCGGGGCATCGCCACCGTCGGGCGGCTGCCGTACCTCGGCACGCTGGCGTACGCGGACCCGGACGGCGGCCACGCCGTGCGCCGCAGCAACTCGGCGCAGCGGCTCGCCACCCTCACCGGCACCTTCACCGTCTCCGGCGACCTCGCCGCCGCCCTGGCCGGCAACCCGGGCCCGGTGCTGCTCGTCGACGACTACACCGACTCCGGCTGGACCCTCGCCGTCGCGTCCCGGCTGCTGCGGCGGGCGGGCGCCGGGGCGGTGCTGCCGCTCGTCCTCGCGGCGAACGGCTGA
- a CDS encoding NUDIX domain-containing protein, with protein MPPYEPTAYPPFAVTVDLVVLTVRRHALSALIVRRGEAPFQGRWALPGGFVREEEDLTEAAARELAEETGLHAHGPVEEDTPAHAAHLEQLATYGDPKRDPRMRVVSVAHLVLAPDLPAPRPGGDVGGARWAPVATLVGPADEDGEQPPLAFDHRRILADGVERARSKIEYSSLATAFCPPEFTVGELRRVYEAVWGVALDPRNFHRKVTGTPGFLLPTGGTTTRQGGRPAQLFQAGGATILNPPMLRPEV; from the coding sequence ATGCCCCCCTACGAGCCGACCGCCTACCCGCCGTTCGCCGTGACCGTCGACCTGGTCGTGCTCACCGTGCGCCGGCACGCGCTGAGCGCCCTGATCGTCCGCCGTGGTGAGGCTCCCTTTCAGGGCCGGTGGGCGCTGCCCGGCGGTTTCGTGCGCGAGGAGGAGGACCTGACGGAGGCGGCGGCGCGTGAACTCGCGGAGGAGACCGGCCTGCACGCGCACGGCCCGGTGGAGGAGGACACCCCCGCGCACGCCGCGCATCTCGAACAGCTCGCCACCTACGGAGATCCGAAGCGCGACCCGCGGATGCGCGTGGTGAGCGTCGCTCACCTCGTGCTGGCGCCGGACCTGCCCGCACCACGCCCCGGCGGCGACGTCGGCGGCGCCCGGTGGGCGCCGGTCGCGACCCTCGTCGGCCCGGCCGACGAGGACGGGGAGCAGCCGCCGCTGGCCTTCGACCACCGCCGGATCCTGGCCGACGGGGTGGAGCGGGCCCGGTCGAAGATCGAGTACTCGTCGCTGGCCACGGCCTTCTGTCCGCCGGAGTTCACGGTCGGGGAGCTGCGCCGGGTGTACGAGGCGGTGTGGGGCGTCGCGCTCGACCCGCGCAACTTCCACCGCAAGGTCACCGGCACCCCCGGCTTCCTGCTCCCCACCGGCGGCACGACCACCCGCCAGGGCGGCCGTCCCGCGCAGCTCTTCCAGGCCGGCGGCGCCACGATCCTCAACCCCCCGATGCTGCGCCCCGAGGTCTGA